GCGGCTGACGAAGTCCTCGAGCAGGTGTTGGCCCTCGCGGTAAATTTCCAAGTTGGACATGATGATGCCACTCAGGCTCAACACAGACAATCCAAGGCGGTAACGATGGGTTTGTTCGTCGCGTCGCACGAATCCCTCTTCGGCAAGGGTGGTCATGATGCGGTGAACCGTACTTTTCGATAGCCCGAGGGCCTGAGCGATTTGGGTGATTCCCAGTTCCGGTTCATCAGTGGTAAAACATTTGAGCGCTAATAAGGCGTTTTTCAGGGAGGATAGGGTGCGGTAGTCGTTCGCCTGCTGCTCTTCCATCATTGTGTTTCCTCCATTCCGAAGAAAAGTTTGGATGTATGCGGCTGTGTTCCGCATAGAGAAACGCTGACATAGTGAAACCGCTTGCGCTCGTGTTACGATGCAGTCAAACGATGCAGTCAAGTTGTTCAACCCATCATCGTGTAACGCTTTCGATAGGGTATAAACGTGCATTTTGAACGAGATTGAAGGGAGGAAGCCCCATGAGCCTTGAACTTGCCATGATCACGCCGCACACGCCAAGAATTTGCCATCGCGATAGAATTCCCGAGTTTCAAAAACCGATGGTCGAAGCGATGGTCAAATGTGCGGACATGATTGATCAGGCCAACCCCGACGTCGTTGTTTTGATTTCTTGCCATTGGATGTCTAGCTTCTTCCATTATGTCGACATTACCCCGAGACATCAAGGAATTTTGACCGCCGTTGAGTGTCCCGATTTAATTACGGACGTCCCGTACGACTATGTCGGCCATCCGGAGCTCGGACGTCAGTTGGTTCAAGCTGGAAAGGCGGCGGGCATGTCTGTCGTAGGAATTGATGATCCCACGTATATCTGGGACTACGGGACAGTGGTTCCGCTGCGCTATCTGTTGAAACGCAAGGAGACGCCGGTTGTCGACTTATCCGTTTGCTGGGCTGCCTCGATTGAAGAGTCTATCGAGTGGGGACGCATCATCGGGCAAGTCTTTGAAGAATCGCCGCTGCGCGTCGTGTTTTTGGCGAGTGGCGCGTTGGCGCATAACCTTGGACGCACGCCGGAGTTGTGGCCGAATATCACGGAACAGGCACTCGACCGGGAATTTTGCAATTACCTCGTGAACGGAGACCGGGATTCCGCTGTGTCGATGCTGCCCTCCTACGTCCGTGCGGCGGGCGTTGAGTCCGGAGGACGCCACGTCGCTGTTCTGCTTGGTGTCTTGCAGAACAAGTTTAAAGGGGAATTGCATGGGTATGGTCCTTCATCGGGATCGGGTAATCCGGTGCTGACGATTCGGTACGCGGGTTAATGGATTTGCAGTATGAATTGCGCTTCCTTACACGAAGTGTTTGATTGATGACGAACTCGGATTGCGAGGGAAACAATATGGAGAGAGTCCTGCACTTTATCGACGGAGAATTTTGTGAATCGGCTGATTATCGCACATTTGACAATATCAATCCCGCAACTGGCGAGAAGATTGGCGTCGTCGCGGAGGGGACAAAAGTAGAAATCGACAGAGCCGTCGCCGCCGCGCGCCGCGCTTTTAAAACGTGGGGGAAGACCTCGGCGGCGGAGCGGTCGGTGATTCTTCACAGAATCGCTGATCTCATCGAGCAGAACCTCGACGAACTGGCCCTGTTGGAGACGACGGATACAGGCAAGCCCTTGTCGTTGTCCAAGAGCCTCGATATTCCGCGCTCTGCCTATAATTTTCGGTTCTTTGCCGACTTCGTAAAGGGGATGAGCACGGAGGCGTTTGAGATGGAAGGCGTCGCATTGAACTACGCGCTGCGCAGACCGGTTGGCGTTGCGGGGCTCATCTCGCCGTGGAATCTACCTTTGTTTTTGCTGACTTGGAAGGTGGCGCCTTGTCTTGCGGCAGGCGATACGTGCGTCATTAAGCCGGCTGAATTGACGCCGATGACGGCCACGAAATTGGCGGAAATTTGTAAACAGGCTGGATTGCCAGACGGCGTTTTGAACGTTGTGCATGGATTTGGGCCGGATGCTGCGGGTTCGGCGTTGACGGAGCACCCGGATGTGGACTTGATTTCACTGACAGGGGAGACCACCACGGGAAAAGCGGTGATGAAGGCCGCTTCGTCTACGTTAAAGGGGCTGTCGTTGGAACTCGGTGGAAAAAATCCGAACATTATCTTCGCCGACTGTGACCTGGAGGACGCGTTGGAGACCACTATCCGCTCCAGCTTCGTCAACCAAGGCGAAGTTTGCCTGTGCGGTTCGCGAATTTACGTGGAACGCCCGCTATACGACACCTTCGTCGAACGCTTGGTGGAAAAGACAAAGGCACTTGTCGTCGGCGATCCGCTAGATCCGAAGACCAACGTCGGCGCGCTGGTCGCGGAAGAACACAGGAATCGGGTCGAGGGGTTCGTGCAGCGCGCGATTCAAGAAGGTGGCCGCGTCCTGACGGGTGGCAAACGGCCGGAACATCTGAGTAAGGGCGCGTTCTATGAGCCGACGATTATCGTCGATGTCGACTCGTCTTGTGAAATTACGCGGCAAGAAGTATTTGGGCCGGTGGTCACGATTCAACCGTTTGACACCGAAGAAGAGGTTATCGAGGCGGCGAACGATACGAGTTACGGTTTAGGGGCGACGATTTGGACGTCGAACTTGAAGCGTGCGCATCGTGTTGCAGGCGAAATTGAGGCGGGAATTATCTGGGTGAACACCTGGTTCTTGCGCGATTTGCGCACGCCATTTGGTGGCATGAAGCAGAGTGGCATCGGTCGCGAGGGCGGTGTGCACAGCTTCGAATTCTTCTCCGAATTGAAAAATGTCTGCATCAAACTGTAAAGGAGGACAATGGATGGTCGACACCCAGATTCGCGAATTTGCCGACAGACTGTACCGGGCCGAAAAAGATTTGACTGTGATTCCGCCACTCACCAACGAAGTGTCCGATATGGCGATGGATTTGGCGTATGAAATTCAATTGTTGAACGTAGAAAAAAAGCGAGGGCAAGGTGATCGCGTCGTCGGCCACAAAATTGGTCTGACGAGCAAGCCGATGCAGACGATGCTGGGCGTCAATGAGCCGGATTTTGGACACTTGTTTGCCTCTATGCACTATCAATCGGGAGATGTGGTCGACTATCCGCTGATTCAGCCGCGTGTAGAACCGGAATTGGCCTTTGTGTTACAGGCCGATCTCGATGGAGCGCAGATCGGCGTTCAGGACGTGTTGCAAGCGACGCGATTTGTGCTTCCAGCCGTGGAGATCATCGATAGCCGCATTGCCGATTGGAAAATTAAGCTTGCGGATACGATTGCCGACAACGCGTCGTCGGGCTGTTTTGTCCTGAGTGACACGGTTACCGCGATCGACCAGGCGAATCTGACGACTGCAGGCGCGATTTTGAAGAAGAACGGCGAAATTGTCGAGACCGGCGCGGGTGCAGCGGTCATCGGCAATCCGGCTCGGGCTGTGGCCTGGCTTGCGAATAAGCTGTCGTCTTTGGGTACGACGTTGAAGAAGGGCGACATTATCCTGTCTGGCGCAGTCAGTCGAGCCGTGAACGTTCAGGCGGGGGACAGGGTGTCGTTGTCATTTGGACCCTTGGGACGCGTGGAATTTACGATGCAGGCCAACTAGTGTGCAGGAGATTACTTGGAGGTGCCGGAACATGCAGAAACTGACTGCGGCGATTGTCGGTTCGGGCAATATTGGAACGGATTTAATGATTAAATTGCAGCGCAGCGAGTGGATTGAACCGCGCTGGATGATTGGGATTGACCCTGAATCAGATGGGTTGCGCCGCGCGAAGCGGGCAGGTTTGGAGACGTCGTGGGAGGGTCTGGCGACTGTGCTTGCACAGGGCGCGCGCCCGGATATGGTGTTCGACGCGACGAGTGCCAAGGCACACGTTCGGCATGCCAAGTTGTTGCGGGAGGCGGGAATTCAGGCGATTGACTTGACGCCTGCCGCGCGTGGCCCGTACGTCATCGCAGCGGTCAATTTACAGGAGCACCTGGGTTCGGAGAATGTCAACATGGTCACTTGTGGCGGTCAGGCGACGGTTCCGATTGTCCACGCGGTGAGCCGGGTCGTCGGCGTGTCTTACGGTGAAATTGTTGCGACCATTTCGAGTAAGAGCGCGGGCCCCGGCACACGTGCCAATATTGACGAGTTTACAGAGACGACTTCCCGGGCGATTGAGGTCATCGGTGGGGCCAGAAAGGGTAAGGCGATTATCATCCTCAATCCAGCCGATCCGCCGATTCTCATGCGCGATACGATTTATTGCATGATGGATGAAGCGAACGATGAAATCTACGAACGCGTCCGGGCGTCGATTGCGGAGATGGTCAAACACGTTCAGACCTATGTTCCTGGTTATCGGTTGAATCGGGATCCGATTTTTAAAGACAATCTCGTGAGTGTCTCCACCGAGGTGGAGGGACTTGGCGATTATTTGCCCGTCTATGCAGGCAATCTCGACATCATGACCGCCGCTGCCGTCAAGTTCGGCGAAGAATTTGCGAAGCACAAGCTGGCGCTGAAGAACTGAGGAGGAGAGAGACGATGGCGTACAAGTACCGCATTGAACTCACCGACGTCACCTTGCGCGACGGAATGCACGCTGTGCGACACCAGTTTAGCGTGGAGGATGCATCGGCCATCGCGTCAGCATTGGATGGCACGGGCGTAGCTTTAATTGAAGCGACGCATGGCGATGGTCTGGGCGGTAGTTCCGTCCAGTATGGATTTTCCAAGGAGACGGAAGCAGATTACCTTCGTGCAGTTTGTGGTGTCGTTTCGCAGTCAAAAGTGGCGGCGTTGTTGCTTCCGGGGATTGGCACCGTTGAAGACTTAAAGCGCGCTGTGGAGTGTGGCATACAGGCGGTACGCGTCGCCACCCACTCGACGGAAGCCGATATTTCCGCGCAGCACATCGAAGAGGCGCGCAAGTTAGGACTGGATACAGTTGGATTTCTGATGATGTCCCACATGACGCCGACTGAGCGGCTGGTGGA
Above is a genomic segment from Alicyclobacillus acidoterrestris containing:
- a CDS encoding DODA-type extradiol aromatic ring-opening family dioxygenase, with amino-acid sequence MSLELAMITPHTPRICHRDRIPEFQKPMVEAMVKCADMIDQANPDVVVLISCHWMSSFFHYVDITPRHQGILTAVECPDLITDVPYDYVGHPELGRQLVQAGKAAGMSVVGIDDPTYIWDYGTVVPLRYLLKRKETPVVDLSVCWAASIEESIEWGRIIGQVFEESPLRVVFLASGALAHNLGRTPELWPNITEQALDREFCNYLVNGDRDSAVSMLPSYVRAAGVESGGRHVAVLLGVLQNKFKGELHGYGPSSGSGNPVLTIRYAG
- a CDS encoding aldehyde dehydrogenase: MERVLHFIDGEFCESADYRTFDNINPATGEKIGVVAEGTKVEIDRAVAAARRAFKTWGKTSAAERSVILHRIADLIEQNLDELALLETTDTGKPLSLSKSLDIPRSAYNFRFFADFVKGMSTEAFEMEGVALNYALRRPVGVAGLISPWNLPLFLLTWKVAPCLAAGDTCVIKPAELTPMTATKLAEICKQAGLPDGVLNVVHGFGPDAAGSALTEHPDVDLISLTGETTTGKAVMKAASSTLKGLSLELGGKNPNIIFADCDLEDALETTIRSSFVNQGEVCLCGSRIYVERPLYDTFVERLVEKTKALVVGDPLDPKTNVGALVAEEHRNRVEGFVQRAIQEGGRVLTGGKRPEHLSKGAFYEPTIIVDVDSSCEITRQEVFGPVVTIQPFDTEEEVIEAANDTSYGLGATIWTSNLKRAHRVAGEIEAGIIWVNTWFLRDLRTPFGGMKQSGIGREGGVHSFEFFSELKNVCIKL
- a CDS encoding 2-keto-4-pentenoate hydratase gives rise to the protein MVDTQIREFADRLYRAEKDLTVIPPLTNEVSDMAMDLAYEIQLLNVEKKRGQGDRVVGHKIGLTSKPMQTMLGVNEPDFGHLFASMHYQSGDVVDYPLIQPRVEPELAFVLQADLDGAQIGVQDVLQATRFVLPAVEIIDSRIADWKIKLADTIADNASSGCFVLSDTVTAIDQANLTTAGAILKKNGEIVETGAGAAVIGNPARAVAWLANKLSSLGTTLKKGDIILSGAVSRAVNVQAGDRVSLSFGPLGRVEFTMQAN
- a CDS encoding acetaldehyde dehydrogenase (acetylating) translates to MQKLTAAIVGSGNIGTDLMIKLQRSEWIEPRWMIGIDPESDGLRRAKRAGLETSWEGLATVLAQGARPDMVFDATSAKAHVRHAKLLREAGIQAIDLTPAARGPYVIAAVNLQEHLGSENVNMVTCGGQATVPIVHAVSRVVGVSYGEIVATISSKSAGPGTRANIDEFTETTSRAIEVIGGARKGKAIIILNPADPPILMRDTIYCMMDEANDEIYERVRASIAEMVKHVQTYVPGYRLNRDPIFKDNLVSVSTEVEGLGDYLPVYAGNLDIMTAAAVKFGEEFAKHKLALKN